A part of Palaemon carinicauda isolate YSFRI2023 chromosome 8, ASM3689809v2, whole genome shotgun sequence genomic DNA contains:
- the LOC137646114 gene encoding tubulin alpha-1D chain, giving the protein MRECISVHVGQAGVQMGNACWELYCLEHGIQPDGQMPSDKTVGGGDDSFNTFFSETGSGKHVPRAVFVDLEPSVIDEVRTGTYRALFHPEQLITGKEDAANNYARGHYTIGKEIVDIVLERVRKLADQCTGLQGFLIFHSFGGGTGSGFTSLLMERLSVDYGKKSKLEFAIYPAPQVATAVVEPYNSILTTHTTLEHSDCAFMVDNEAIYDICRRNLDIERPTYTNLNRLIGQIVSSITASLRFDGALNVDLTEFQTNLVPYPRIHFPLVTYAPVISAEKAYHEQLSVAEITNACFEPANQMVKCDPRHGKYMACCLLYRGDVVPKDVNAAIAAIKTKRTIQFVDWCPTGFKVGINYQPPTVVPGGDLAKVARAVCMLSNTTAIAEAWARLDHKFDLMYAKRAFVHWYVGEGMEEGEFSEAREDLAALEKDYEEVGLDSAEGEGEEEEGQEY; this is encoded by the exons ATG CGTGAATGCATTTCAGTCCACGTTGGCCAGGCCGGTGTCCAGATGGGCAACGCCTGCTGGGAGCTGTACTGCCTGGAGCATGGCATCCAGCCTGATGGCCAGATGCCCTCTGATAAGACCGTCGGAGGAGGGGACGACTCCTTCAACACCTTCTTCAGCGAGACGGGATCCGGCAAGCACGTCCCCCGAGCTGTGTTCGTAGATCTCGAGCCCTCTGTAATTG ATGAGGTCCGCACTGGCACCTACCGCGCCCTCTTCCACCCCGAACAGCTGATCACAGGCAAGGAGGATGCCGCCAACAACTACGCCCGAGGACACTACACCATCGGAAAGGAAATTGTCGACATCGTCCTCGAGAGAGTACGAAAGCTGGCTGACCAATGCACAG GTCTCCAAGGCTTTTTGATCTTCCACTCCTTCGGCGGCGGTACTGGATCTGGTTTCACTTCCCTTCTCATGGAACGTCTCTCTGTCGACTATGGAAAGAAGAGCAAACTAGAGTTCGCCATCTACCCAGCACCACAG GTAGCTACAGCTGTAGTCGAACCCTATAACTCCATCCTGACTACCCACACCACACTGGAACACTCCGACTGCGCCTTCATGGTCGACAACGAAGCCATCTACGACATCTGCAGGAGGAACTTGGACATCGAACGACCCACCTACACCAACCTGAACAGGCTCATTGGCCAGATCGTGTCTTCCATCACAGCATCACTCAG ATTCGACGGTGCCCTCAACGTCGACTTGACTGAGTTCCAGACCAACCTGGTGCCCTACCCACGAATCCATTTCCCTCTGGTTACCTATGCCCCCGTCATCTCAGCAGAAAAGGCTTACCACGAACAGCTCTCCGTTGCTGAGATCACTAACGCCTGCTTCGAACCTGCTAATCAG ATGGTGAAATGCGACCCACGTCACGGAAAGTACATGGCTTGCTGTCTCCTGTACCGAGGCGACGTTGTACCCAAGGACGTCAATGCAGCCATCGCCGCCATCAAGACCAAGCGAACCATCCAGTTCGTCGACTGGTGTCCCACTGGATTCAAG GTTGGCATCAACTATCAGCCTCCCACCGTCGTTCCCGGAGGCGATCTGGCCAAGGTCGCCCGAGCAGTCTGCATGCTGTCCAACACCACTGCCATCGCAGAGGCATGGGCACGTCTTGACCACAAGTTCGATCTCATGTACGCCAAGAGGGCCTTCGTCCATTG GTACGTCGGAGAAGGCATGGAAGAAGGCGAGTTCTCAGAAGCCCGTGAGGATCTGGCTGCTCTCGAGAAGGACTACGAAGAGGTCGGCCTCGACTCCGCCGAAGGCGAAGGCGAGGAGGAAGAGGGTCAGGAGTATTAG